The following coding sequences are from one Rathayibacter sp. SW19 window:
- a CDS encoding putative B6 ABC transporter permease subunit 2, producing the protein MAQNNASRFRRGVNLFIRSVLPVVLALLAGAIILWALGKNPWVFYADIAQNGLADGNWQNSLVMMSPLLIIGIALIVVFRGQLWNLGYDGQYLLGAVFVAGFGPYLTQQMPLVLAYLVLSVGAIVVGAIWTLIPAWLKAIYGTNEIITTLVMSTIGVGIANILIKSVFQDPKVVTPQTAEVPLNSMLPYIPGTQVHIGFIVAIVVALVFQFILTRTSFGLRLDIYGSNPKAARHIGINSRWMVVVLFLISGGLIGLAASIDMLGQWGYLRANWNPSYGNAILPFVFLARLSPLASIPFIAFYSVFATGATIASQQAGLSVDFLMVVVALILVFMTLTEYVGTKRDLGQSYLPDELKNAFRHPVGLRTRKSVS; encoded by the coding sequence ATGGCGCAGAATAACGCTTCACGATTCCGCCGCGGCGTCAACCTATTCATCCGATCGGTCCTACCAGTAGTATTAGCGCTCTTGGCCGGTGCAATCATCTTGTGGGCGCTCGGCAAGAATCCGTGGGTCTTCTACGCCGACATCGCGCAGAACGGTCTCGCCGACGGCAACTGGCAGAACAGCCTTGTAATGATGTCACCGTTGTTGATCATTGGGATTGCACTGATTGTGGTGTTCCGAGGTCAACTGTGGAATCTCGGGTACGACGGCCAGTATCTGCTCGGGGCGGTCTTTGTCGCCGGCTTTGGACCATACCTGACTCAGCAGATGCCGCTTGTGCTTGCATACTTGGTATTGAGCGTGGGTGCAATCGTCGTGGGAGCGATCTGGACACTGATACCGGCTTGGTTAAAAGCGATATACGGTACGAATGAGATCATCACAACTCTGGTCATGTCGACAATCGGTGTCGGCATCGCCAATATTCTGATCAAGAGTGTCTTTCAGGATCCGAAGGTGGTCACCCCCCAGACAGCAGAAGTCCCGCTGAACTCGATGCTTCCCTATATCCCCGGAACCCAGGTGCACATCGGCTTTATCGTCGCCATTGTGGTCGCGCTCGTATTCCAGTTCATTCTGACGCGCACATCGTTCGGCCTCCGACTCGACATCTACGGCTCCAATCCCAAGGCCGCTCGGCACATCGGCATCAACTCGCGGTGGATGGTCGTTGTCCTGTTCTTGATCAGCGGCGGGCTGATAGGGCTCGCAGCATCGATCGACATGCTCGGACAGTGGGGTTACCTACGGGCCAACTGGAACCCTTCCTATGGCAATGCGATATTGCCGTTCGTGTTCCTGGCTCGGCTCAGCCCTCTGGCGTCGATCCCATTTATCGCGTTCTATTCGGTGTTTGCAACGGGAGCAACGATTGCCTCACAGCAAGCTGGACTTTCAGTCGACTTCCTCATGGTTGTCGTAGCGCTGATCCTCGTGTTCATGACGCTCACCGAATATGTGGGCACCAAGCGTGATCTTGGCCAAAGCTACCTGCCTGACGAGTTGAAGAACGCATTCCGCCACCCCGTAGGTCTACGCACGAGAAAGAGCGTGTCATGA
- a CDS encoding ABC transporter permease, with the protein MTDLLTPTFLATFIVGCLMGAMPLMLAALGETIGEQSGILNLGIEGMMLVGAYVGYVVALGTNSLWLGMLAGAFAGAVLSLVMLVLNVWLGLNQIVLGIAITLAGTGITSVLYDQFYGAKSPRVANPVDWAIPGLSKIPVLGDSIFSQSAIFWVGLLLAVVVALALKKTNWSLSIRAAGQMPASLDAAGGSVMRTRSQAVLLGGTFAGLGGAYLSLISTGAFTPVITNGLGFVAIIVTMVANGRIIWVAAMSFLFGLTVSFGTVLQLTSVNIPTDVIGMLPYIVVMIVLIIFARSVYISPALAAPYTRGAR; encoded by the coding sequence ATGACTGATCTGCTGACACCCACATTTCTGGCCACCTTCATCGTCGGCTGCCTTATGGGTGCGATGCCCCTGATGCTTGCGGCCCTTGGGGAGACCATTGGCGAGCAATCTGGCATTCTGAACCTGGGCATCGAGGGAATGATGCTCGTCGGTGCGTACGTCGGGTACGTTGTGGCTCTCGGTACCAATTCCCTGTGGCTTGGGATGCTGGCAGGCGCGTTCGCAGGTGCCGTCCTTTCGCTCGTAATGCTCGTGCTCAATGTCTGGCTCGGATTGAATCAGATCGTTCTCGGAATTGCGATCACGTTGGCCGGCACAGGCATCACGAGCGTGCTCTACGATCAGTTTTACGGTGCCAAGAGCCCGCGCGTTGCCAATCCGGTTGATTGGGCGATACCAGGGTTGTCAAAGATTCCTGTTCTGGGCGATTCGATTTTCAGCCAGTCTGCGATCTTCTGGGTGGGCTTGCTGCTTGCCGTCGTTGTGGCCTTGGCGTTGAAGAAGACCAATTGGAGTCTGAGCATTCGAGCGGCTGGTCAAATGCCTGCCTCCCTCGACGCAGCAGGTGGAAGCGTCATGCGCACTCGATCGCAGGCAGTGCTGCTCGGCGGTACATTCGCCGGTCTCGGCGGGGCTTATCTTTCTCTGATCTCCACGGGCGCATTCACACCGGTCATCACGAATGGCCTGGGTTTTGTGGCGATCATCGTCACCATGGTCGCGAATGGGCGCATTATCTGGGTCGCAGCGATGTCGTTCCTTTTCGGCCTCACGGTCTCATTCGGGACGGTGCTGCAGCTAACCAGCGTGAACATTCCGACTGACGTCATCGGGATGCTTCCATACATTGTCGTGATGATCGTCCTGATCATCTTCGCCCGCAGCGTGTATATCTCACCGGCGCTCGCCGCGCCGTACACCCGCGGCGCTCGATGA
- a CDS encoding pyridoxal-phosphate-dependent aminotransferase family protein, whose amino-acid sequence MSQLDFTLSAGPTMASARTLAALGSPITYHYDPDFLAVFQRTQEKVAQIFKTTNDVILMQGEAIVGLEGAARSLTRPGMHVLNLVQGVFGKGMGYWLTEFGAVLHEVEVGYDDAVSPAVVDEYLTAHPEIELLTIVASETPSGTISDVSLLGPIAQKHGVLTLVDAVSGIGGMEFETDAWGLDICVAGAQKCLGGPPGVALISVSDAAWESILGNAAAPRASYLSLIDWKEKWLEGGAFPYTPSVSDMHGLESVCDQLLEEGLENSIARHRDSALVTRAGVRGMGLKLWPTSDEIAATCVTSVRLPDAVDALQLRSHIRDRYGVMLSSGQGAGNLIRIAHMGPTASGLYPIVGLSALGRALVDLGQPVDIGTGIAAALEVLSSQK is encoded by the coding sequence ATGTCGCAATTGGATTTCACGTTGTCGGCGGGTCCCACGATGGCCTCCGCTCGTACGCTCGCCGCGCTTGGCTCTCCGATCACCTATCACTATGACCCCGACTTTCTTGCTGTGTTCCAACGCACACAAGAAAAGGTGGCGCAGATTTTCAAGACGACCAACGATGTCATCCTGATGCAGGGTGAGGCAATCGTCGGGCTTGAAGGCGCCGCGCGATCGTTGACCCGGCCGGGCATGCACGTGCTCAACTTGGTACAGGGAGTTTTCGGCAAAGGCATGGGATATTGGCTGACCGAGTTCGGGGCCGTGCTGCACGAGGTCGAGGTCGGCTATGACGATGCGGTGTCCCCGGCCGTCGTGGATGAATACTTAACGGCGCATCCCGAGATCGAGCTGTTGACGATTGTGGCGTCCGAGACGCCATCCGGCACCATCTCCGACGTGTCGCTACTTGGCCCGATTGCACAGAAGCATGGTGTGCTTACGCTAGTTGACGCGGTCTCCGGCATCGGCGGCATGGAGTTCGAGACGGATGCCTGGGGGCTCGATATCTGTGTGGCGGGTGCCCAGAAATGTTTGGGAGGGCCTCCCGGTGTCGCGTTGATCTCGGTCAGCGACGCTGCGTGGGAGTCGATTCTCGGCAATGCTGCAGCCCCGCGTGCGTCTTATTTGTCGTTGATCGACTGGAAGGAGAAATGGCTCGAGGGCGGAGCATTCCCGTACACCCCATCCGTCTCGGATATGCACGGGCTCGAGTCCGTTTGTGATCAGCTGCTGGAAGAGGGCCTGGAGAACTCGATAGCTCGACACCGTGATTCGGCACTCGTGACGCGCGCGGGAGTGCGAGGCATGGGGCTCAAGTTATGGCCGACCTCCGACGAGATTGCCGCGACGTGCGTCACTTCGGTCAGGCTGCCAGATGCGGTCGACGCCCTGCAGTTGCGCAGCCATATCCGCGATCGTTACGGAGTAATGTTGTCCAGCGGTCAGGGTGCCGGTAATCTCATCAGAATCGCGCATATGGGCCCAACCGCAAGCGGGCTGTACCCAATAGTTGGATTGTCCGCGCTCGGTCGCGCACTCGTTGATCTCGGCCAGCCGGTGGATATCGGCACAGGGATCGCAGCCGCTCTGGAGG